A region from the Variovorax sp. RKNM96 genome encodes:
- the recG gene encoding ATP-dependent DNA helicase RecG: MPAKKAPSTSADAATAPSPPQPPGSGLSLVQRALRKLGLVRDIDFALYLPMRYEDETRIVKLADTRDGDMAQVEGVVTECEVVYRPRRQLIATIDDGSDTCQLRFFNFYPSQQKQLAVGARVRVRGEMRGGFVGRQIMHPTVKAAGTSLPEALTPVYSTVAGLAQPVLRREVRSGLARAVLDETIPVQIGLRGAWDLRSSLTFLHYPTPDVAMATLEDHSHPAWQRIKAEELLAQQLSQLQARLERAAQRAPLLPSPPVPVATSLHAQLLAVLPFGLTGAQQRVGEEITRDLGREIPMHRLLQGDVGSGKTVVAALAAARAIDAGFQCALMAPTEILAAQHFGKLVGWLDPLLAERGLRVAWLTGSQKKKERDAMSAAVESGEAALVIGTHAVISEKVRFKNLALAIIDEQHRFGVAQRLALRGKAGGHLEPHLLMMSATPIPRTLAMSYYADLDVSTLDELPPGRTPIVTKLVADHRRDEVIDRIQAQISQGRQVYWVCPLIEESEAVDLRNATETRDELAETLGEAIRVGLLHSRMPTTEKQAVMAAFTANEIQVLVSTTVIEVGVDVPNASLMVIEHAERFGLSQLHQLRGRVGRGAAASACVLLYAPGDSGRVGEAARARLKAMAETGDGFEIARRDLEIRGPGEFLGARQSGAPLLRFADLTTDTLLLDWARELAPVMLQKHAELAQRHIDRWLGTKAEYLKA; this comes from the coding sequence GTGCCCGCCAAGAAAGCCCCCTCCACGTCCGCAGACGCCGCCACCGCGCCGTCGCCGCCGCAGCCTCCCGGCTCGGGCCTGAGCCTCGTGCAGCGTGCCCTGCGCAAGCTCGGCCTCGTGCGCGACATCGACTTCGCGCTCTATCTCCCGATGCGCTACGAGGACGAGACCCGCATCGTGAAACTCGCCGACACGCGCGATGGCGACATGGCGCAGGTCGAAGGCGTGGTCACCGAGTGCGAGGTGGTGTACCGCCCGCGCCGCCAGCTGATCGCCACCATCGACGACGGCAGCGACACCTGCCAGCTGCGCTTCTTCAACTTCTATCCCTCGCAGCAGAAGCAGCTCGCGGTCGGCGCGCGGGTGCGCGTGCGGGGCGAGATGCGCGGCGGCTTCGTGGGGCGGCAGATCATGCATCCCACGGTCAAGGCCGCGGGCACTTCGCTGCCGGAGGCGCTCACGCCGGTCTATTCGACCGTCGCCGGCCTCGCGCAGCCGGTGCTGCGGCGCGAGGTGCGCTCGGGCCTGGCGCGCGCGGTGCTCGACGAGACGATTCCGGTGCAGATCGGCCTGCGCGGCGCGTGGGACCTGCGCAGCTCGCTCACCTTCCTGCACTACCCGACGCCCGACGTGGCGATGGCGACGCTCGAAGACCACAGCCACCCGGCCTGGCAGCGCATCAAGGCCGAGGAACTGCTCGCGCAACAGCTCTCGCAACTGCAGGCCCGGCTGGAGCGCGCGGCCCAGCGTGCGCCGTTGCTGCCTTCACCGCCGGTGCCCGTGGCGACTTCGCTGCATGCGCAACTGCTCGCCGTGCTGCCCTTCGGCCTGACCGGTGCGCAGCAGCGCGTGGGCGAGGAAATCACGCGCGACCTCGGCCGCGAGATCCCGATGCACCGGCTGCTGCAGGGCGACGTCGGCTCGGGCAAGACCGTGGTGGCGGCGCTCGCGGCGGCGCGCGCCATCGACGCGGGCTTCCAGTGCGCGCTGATGGCGCCGACCGAAATCCTCGCGGCGCAGCACTTCGGCAAGCTCGTGGGCTGGCTCGATCCGCTGCTGGCGGAGCGCGGCCTGCGCGTGGCCTGGCTCACGGGCAGCCAGAAGAAAAAGGAGCGCGATGCCATGTCGGCCGCGGTCGAGAGCGGCGAGGCCGCGCTGGTCATCGGCACGCACGCGGTCATCTCGGAGAAGGTGCGCTTCAAGAACCTCGCGCTCGCGATCATCGACGAGCAGCATCGCTTCGGCGTGGCGCAGCGGCTCGCATTGCGCGGCAAGGCCGGCGGCCATCTCGAGCCGCATCTGCTGATGATGAGCGCCACGCCGATCCCGCGCACGCTCGCGATGAGCTACTACGCCGACCTGGACGTCTCCACGCTCGACGAGCTACCGCCGGGCCGCACGCCCATCGTCACCAAGCTGGTGGCCGACCACCGGCGCGACGAGGTCATCGACCGCATCCAGGCGCAGATTTCTCAGGGCCGGCAGGTCTACTGGGTGTGCCCGCTGATCGAGGAGAGCGAGGCGGTCGACCTGCGCAACGCCACCGAGACGCGCGACGAGCTCGCCGAAACGCTCGGCGAAGCCATCCGCGTCGGCCTGCTGCATTCGCGCATGCCGACGACCGAGAAGCAGGCGGTGATGGCGGCCTTCACCGCCAACGAAATCCAGGTGCTGGTGAGCACGACGGTGATCGAAGTGGGCGTCGATGTGCCGAACGCTTCGCTGATGGTGATCGAGCATGCGGAGCGCTTCGGGCTCTCGCAGCTGCACCAGCTGCGCGGGCGTGTGGGGCGCGGCGCGGCGGCCTCGGCCTGCGTGCTGCTCTATGCACCGGGCGACAGCGGCCGCGTGGGCGAGGCGGCGCGCGCGCGGCTCAAGGCGATGGCAGAGACTGGCGATGGCTTCGAGATCGCGCGGCGCGACCTGGAGATCCGCGGCCCTGGCGAATTCCTCGGCGCGCGCCAGTCGGGTGCGCCGCTGCTGCGCTTCGCCGACCTCACCACCGACACGCTGTTGCTCGACTGGGCCCGCGAACTCGCACCGGTAATGCTTCAGAAGCACGCCGAACTGGCCCAGCGCCACATCGACCGCTGGCTCGGCACCAAGGCCGAATACCTGAAGGCTTGA
- a CDS encoding TIGR01777 family oxidoreductase → MIDTHLLALQLMAAQGLMGAFDTLYHHEGTEALAQRNTARRELAIHAVRSSIYCAMFIGLSSWAWHGVWAWVLLAVFGVEIVLTLWDFVVEDGSRLLPPTERVTHTVLAINAGAFIALLAMNAVDWAAQPTALVWQPQGWLGAFLALCGVGVGISGLRDGLAARALFRRTAQEETRAAEAPVHFGTRPQRVLVTGGTGFIGQILVRHLLADGHAVTVWTRDARSAAWSFGGAVRCVQRLDQIPETDPCDVVINLAGARILGQRWSERRQQQLLQSREGLTRTLVAWIATRPRKPWLLLSGSAIGYYGVQPQGDATELAEDAPPQDIFMSTLCQRWEQAAQAATVHGVHVACMRFGFVLGHQGSLPQLLLPVALGMGGRLGSGRQWLSWVHVHDVIRAMAHVWRAAEQAGTGGPATAQAFNFTAPGALSQEEFTRVAASVMRRPFWMPTPAAPVKLLLGEQADLLLEGQRVVPARLLQTGFRFAFPEARDALTDLCRPR, encoded by the coding sequence ATGATCGACACGCACCTGCTGGCGCTGCAGCTCATGGCCGCGCAGGGGCTGATGGGCGCGTTCGACACGCTCTATCACCACGAGGGCACCGAGGCGCTCGCGCAGCGCAACACGGCGCGGCGCGAGCTGGCGATCCATGCGGTGCGCTCGTCGATCTACTGCGCGATGTTCATCGGGCTGTCGTCGTGGGCCTGGCATGGCGTGTGGGCGTGGGTGCTGCTCGCGGTGTTCGGCGTGGAGATCGTGCTCACGCTGTGGGACTTCGTGGTCGAAGACGGCAGCCGCCTGCTGCCCCCGACAGAGCGCGTCACGCACACGGTGCTGGCCATCAACGCCGGCGCATTCATTGCGCTGCTGGCGATGAATGCGGTGGACTGGGCGGCGCAGCCGACGGCGCTGGTGTGGCAGCCGCAAGGCTGGCTGGGCGCCTTTCTCGCGCTGTGCGGCGTGGGTGTCGGTATCTCCGGGCTGCGCGACGGGCTCGCGGCACGTGCGTTGTTCCGACGCACGGCGCAGGAAGAGACGCGAGCCGCCGAGGCGCCGGTGCATTTCGGCACGCGGCCGCAGCGCGTGCTGGTGACCGGCGGCACCGGCTTCATCGGTCAGATCCTCGTGCGCCACCTGCTGGCCGACGGCCATGCCGTGACGGTCTGGACGCGCGACGCGCGCTCGGCCGCATGGAGCTTCGGTGGCGCGGTGCGCTGCGTGCAGCGGCTCGACCAGATTCCCGAGACCGACCCGTGCGATGTGGTCATCAACCTCGCAGGTGCGCGCATCCTCGGGCAGCGCTGGAGCGAACGGCGTCAACAGCAGCTGCTGCAAAGCCGGGAAGGGCTCACCCGCACGCTGGTCGCATGGATCGCCACCCGCCCGCGCAAGCCCTGGCTGTTGCTGTCGGGCTCGGCCATTGGCTACTACGGCGTGCAGCCGCAAGGCGATGCCACCGAACTGGCCGAAGACGCGCCGCCGCAGGACATCTTCATGTCGACGCTGTGCCAGCGGTGGGAGCAGGCGGCGCAGGCCGCGACGGTGCATGGCGTTCACGTGGCCTGCATGCGCTTCGGATTCGTGCTCGGCCACCAGGGCTCGTTGCCGCAACTGCTGCTGCCCGTGGCGTTGGGCATGGGCGGCCGGCTGGGGAGCGGGCGGCAGTGGCTGTCGTGGGTGCACGTACACGACGTCATCCGTGCCATGGCGCATGTGTGGCGTGCTGCCGAGCAGGCGGGAACCGGCGGCCCCGCGACCGCGCAGGCCTTCAACTTCACCGCTCCCGGCGCACTCAGCCAGGAAGAATTCACCCGCGTGGCCGCCAGCGTGATGCGCCGGCCTTTCTGGATGCCAACGCCCGCCGCGCCCGTCAAGCTCTTGCTGGGTGAACAGGCCGACCTCCTGCTCGAAGGCCAGCGCGTGGTGCCCGCCCGGTTGCTGCAGACGGGATTCCGTTTCGCGTTTCCCGAGGCCCGCGATGCCTTGACGGACCTTTGCCGGCCGCGATAG
- a CDS encoding DUF4166 domain-containing protein, producing MVDSSVARVPLAPPPSEGELFKKILGSAWQGLHPDIRRRFDKNPSPGKALHYLGALSELRCSRFGKLLGYLTQPLIQGALIPYSDTNFPVEIQVYAKPDDPAIYKQRIYRLHGRKPIQFTSFMRESARGEVLEYVGMGLGMKLVLSVENGSLHFQSDGYFWDVFGWRIPLPGVFTPGKTFLWHYNETPERFNIRIEIRHWLMGTTFTQVGVFEEVADPGAAAA from the coding sequence ATGGTCGATTCATCCGTCGCGCGTGTCCCGCTGGCACCTCCTCCCTCCGAAGGCGAGCTCTTCAAGAAGATCCTCGGAAGCGCCTGGCAGGGCCTGCACCCGGACATCCGCCGGCGGTTCGACAAGAACCCCTCGCCGGGCAAGGCGCTGCATTACCTGGGCGCGCTGAGCGAGCTGCGCTGCTCGCGCTTCGGCAAGCTGCTGGGGTACCTGACGCAGCCGCTGATCCAGGGCGCGCTGATTCCCTACAGCGACACGAACTTCCCGGTCGAGATCCAGGTCTACGCCAAGCCCGACGACCCGGCCATCTACAAGCAGCGCATCTATCGCCTGCACGGCCGCAAGCCGATCCAGTTCACCAGCTTCATGCGCGAGAGCGCGCGCGGAGAAGTGCTGGAGTACGTGGGCATGGGCCTGGGCATGAAGCTGGTGCTGAGCGTGGAGAACGGCAGCCTGCATTTCCAGAGCGACGGCTATTTCTGGGACGTGTTCGGCTGGCGCATTCCGCTGCCCGGCGTCTTCACGCCCGGCAAGACCTTTCTCTGGCACTACAACGAAACGCCCGAGCGCTTCAACATCCGCATCGAGATCCGGCACTGGCTCATGGGCACGACCTTCACGCAGGTCGGCGTGTTCGAGGAAGTGGCCGACCCGGGGGCGGCCGCCGCATGA
- the queA gene encoding tRNA preQ1(34) S-adenosylmethionine ribosyltransferase-isomerase QueA — protein sequence MRAFTLSDFDFDLPPELVAQHPASERTSSRLLDGTGDAPADRIFKDLPSLLREGDLLVFNDTRVVKARLFGEKPTGGKLELLVERVLQGQEVVAHMKVSKKPPVGTTLEMVGGFRATLLGRWPEEDGALFRFAFESDTGENPYMLMERCGHVPLPPYITHTDSADDESRYQTVFARVPGAVAAPTAALHFDEGLLAALEARGVQRANVTLHVGAGTFQPVKTENIAEHTMHAERYEIPEATQRAIAECKARGGRVVAVGTTTVRTLESWARSGEATGDTRIFITPGFAFAHVDVLVTNFHLPKSTLMMLVSAFAGYERVMALYAHAIANHYRFFSYGDAMLLARQKD from the coding sequence ATGCGCGCCTTCACGCTCTCCGATTTCGATTTCGACCTGCCACCCGAACTGGTGGCGCAACACCCGGCCTCCGAACGCACCTCCTCCCGTCTCCTCGATGGCACGGGAGACGCACCGGCCGACCGCATCTTCAAGGACCTGCCCTCGCTGCTGCGCGAGGGCGACCTCCTGGTCTTCAACGACACGCGCGTGGTCAAGGCGCGCCTCTTCGGCGAGAAGCCGACCGGTGGCAAGCTCGAGCTGCTGGTCGAGCGCGTGCTGCAGGGCCAGGAGGTCGTGGCGCACATGAAGGTGAGCAAGAAGCCGCCCGTGGGCACCACGCTGGAGATGGTCGGCGGCTTTCGCGCCACGCTGCTGGGCCGCTGGCCCGAGGAAGACGGCGCGCTGTTCCGCTTCGCCTTCGAGAGCGACACGGGCGAGAACCCCTACATGCTGATGGAGCGCTGCGGCCACGTGCCGCTGCCGCCCTACATCACCCACACCGACTCGGCCGACGACGAGAGCCGCTACCAGACCGTGTTCGCGCGCGTGCCCGGCGCGGTGGCCGCGCCGACCGCCGCGCTGCATTTCGACGAAGGCCTGCTGGCCGCGCTCGAAGCGCGCGGCGTGCAACGCGCGAACGTCACGCTGCACGTGGGCGCCGGCACCTTCCAGCCGGTGAAGACCGAGAACATCGCCGAGCACACGATGCACGCCGAGCGCTACGAGATACCCGAGGCCACGCAGCGCGCGATTGCCGAGTGCAAGGCACGCGGGGGCCGGGTCGTTGCCGTGGGCACGACCACCGTGCGCACGCTCGAGTCGTGGGCCAGGAGCGGCGAAGCGACGGGCGACACGCGCATCTTCATCACGCCGGGCTTCGCCTTCGCGCATGTCGACGTGCTGGTCACCAACTTCCATTTGCCCAAGAGCACGCTGATGATGCTGGTCTCGGCCTTCGCAGGCTACGAGCGGGTGATGGCGCTGTACGCCCATGCCATCGCGAACCACTACCGCTTCTTCAGCTATGGCGACGCCATGCTGCTGGCACGACAAAAAGATTGA
- the tgt gene encoding tRNA guanosine(34) transglycosylase Tgt: MLNFELLKTDPDSHARRATLTLNHGKVQTPIFMPVGTYGTVKGVMPRSLEEMGAQIILGNTFHLWMRPGLDVMQSFGGLHQFEKWNKPILTDSGGFQVWSLGAMRKISEEGVKFASPVNGDKLFLTPEVSMQIQTTLNSDIVMQFDECTPYDTKGHITTEAEARISMELSLRWAKRCQSEFARLENPNALFGIVQGGMFENLREESLAALVDMDFPGYAIGGVSVGEPKEEMLHIMGHTPHRLPANKPRYLMGVGTPEDLVQGVADGVDMFDCVMPTRNARNGTMFTRFGDLKMRNARHKSDPQPVDPSCTCHACAGTSGVSWNDGGREGFSRAYLHHLDRCGEMLGPMLCTIHNLHYYLNLMSEIRAALDAGTFTEFRARFKAERARGV, encoded by the coding sequence ATGCTGAACTTCGAACTCCTCAAGACCGACCCCGACAGCCACGCGCGCCGCGCCACACTCACGCTCAACCACGGCAAGGTGCAGACGCCGATCTTCATGCCCGTGGGCACCTACGGCACCGTCAAGGGCGTGATGCCGCGCAGCCTCGAAGAGATGGGCGCGCAGATCATCCTGGGCAACACCTTCCACCTCTGGATGCGCCCGGGCCTCGATGTGATGCAGAGCTTCGGCGGGCTGCACCAGTTCGAGAAGTGGAACAAGCCCATCCTCACCGACTCGGGCGGTTTCCAGGTGTGGTCGCTGGGCGCGATGCGCAAGATCAGCGAAGAGGGCGTGAAATTCGCCTCGCCCGTCAACGGCGACAAGCTGTTCCTCACGCCCGAGGTCTCGATGCAGATCCAGACCACGCTGAACAGCGACATCGTGATGCAGTTCGACGAGTGCACGCCCTACGACACCAAGGGCCACATCACGACCGAGGCCGAGGCGCGCATCTCGATGGAGCTGAGCCTGCGCTGGGCCAAGCGTTGCCAGAGCGAATTCGCGCGGCTGGAGAACCCGAACGCGCTCTTTGGCATCGTGCAGGGCGGCATGTTCGAGAACCTGCGCGAGGAGTCGCTCGCCGCGCTGGTCGACATGGACTTTCCCGGCTACGCCATCGGCGGCGTGAGCGTGGGCGAGCCCAAGGAGGAGATGCTGCACATCATGGGCCACACGCCGCACCGGCTGCCCGCGAACAAGCCGCGCTACCTGATGGGCGTGGGCACGCCCGAGGACCTGGTGCAGGGCGTGGCCGACGGCGTGGACATGTTCGACTGCGTGATGCCCACGCGCAATGCGCGCAACGGCACGATGTTCACCCGCTTCGGCGACCTGAAGATGCGCAACGCCCGCCACAAGAGCGACCCGCAGCCGGTGGACCCGAGCTGCACCTGCCATGCCTGCGCCGGCACGTCGGGCGTGTCGTGGAACGACGGCGGACGCGAAGGCTTCAGCCGCGCCTACCTGCATCACCTGGACCGCTGCGGCGAAATGCTCGGGCCGATGCTGTGCACCATCCACAACCTGCATTACTACCTGAACCTGATGAGCGAGATTCGCGCGGCGCTCGACGCGGGCACGTTCACGGAATTCCGCGCACGGTTCAAGGCCGAGCGCGCGCGCGGCGTCTAG
- a CDS encoding SDR family oxidoreductase has product MTTATSTSPYTARYPSLAGRTVFISGGASGIGESLVRAFHAQGAKVGFCDLDTAAGTALAAELQGETPALFSVCDVTDTAALAATIAGVRARFGPIGVLLNNAANDRRHEMADVTSEDFDRLVAVNIKHQFFAAQAVAEDMRALGGGSIVNFGSISWLMKGRGYPVYQACKAGVLGLTRSLARDLGKQNIRVNTIMPGWVMTERQIKLWVKPESAAEIDAAQCLPGRVMAEDIAAMALFLAADDSRMCTAQDYVVDAGWT; this is encoded by the coding sequence ATGACCACAGCCACCTCAACCTCCCCCTACACCGCCCGCTATCCGTCGCTCGCCGGGCGCACCGTCTTCATCTCGGGCGGTGCCAGCGGCATCGGCGAATCGCTGGTGCGGGCCTTCCATGCGCAAGGCGCCAAGGTCGGCTTCTGCGACCTCGACACCGCCGCCGGCACGGCGCTCGCCGCCGAACTGCAGGGCGAGACGCCCGCCCTCTTCAGCGTCTGCGACGTGACCGACACGGCCGCGCTGGCCGCGACCATCGCCGGTGTGCGCGCCCGTTTCGGACCCATCGGCGTGCTGTTGAACAACGCGGCCAACGACCGGCGCCACGAGATGGCCGACGTGACCAGCGAGGACTTCGACCGCCTCGTGGCCGTCAACATCAAGCACCAGTTCTTTGCCGCGCAGGCCGTGGCCGAGGACATGCGCGCGCTGGGCGGCGGATCGATCGTCAACTTCGGCTCGATCAGCTGGCTCATGAAGGGCCGCGGCTACCCGGTCTACCAGGCCTGCAAGGCGGGCGTGCTCGGCCTCACGCGCTCGCTGGCGCGCGACCTGGGCAAGCAGAACATCCGGGTCAACACGATCATGCCGGGCTGGGTGATGACCGAGCGGCAGATCAAGCTATGGGTGAAGCCCGAATCCGCTGCCGAAATCGATGCGGCCCAGTGCCTGCCGGGGCGCGTGATGGCCGAGGACATCGCGGCGATGGCGCTGTTCCTGGCGGCCGACGATTCGCGCATGTGCACCGCGCAGGACTACGTGGTGGATGCGGGCTGGACCTGA
- a CDS encoding DUF3597 domain-containing protein produces the protein MSFFGKIFSKIFPSANAAEVVAAPPAAAPGAPAAAAPPPSIPLGDVPAILDAMPGAAALNWRTSIVDLLKLLGLDSSLAARKELASEILYSDGEPGSAEWNIGLHKQVMSRIAANGGTLPAELRD, from the coding sequence ATGAGCTTTTTCGGCAAGATTTTTTCCAAGATTTTTCCGTCGGCCAACGCCGCTGAAGTCGTCGCCGCACCGCCGGCGGCTGCACCGGGCGCACCGGCCGCTGCGGCACCACCGCCCTCGATCCCGCTGGGCGACGTGCCCGCCATCCTGGACGCGATGCCTGGTGCCGCCGCCCTGAACTGGCGCACCTCGATCGTTGACCTGCTCAAGTTGCTGGGCCTGGACAGCAGCCTCGCCGCGCGCAAGGAGCTGGCCAGCGAAATTCTCTACAGTGACGGCGAGCCGGGTTCGGCCGAATGGAACATTGGCCTGCACAAGCAGGTGATGAGCCGCATCGCAGCCAATGGCGGCACGCTGCCAGCCGAACTGCGCGACTGA
- a CDS encoding zinc ribbon domain-containing protein, translated as MSKSLRLSEKWFRRGLWLVALVFASFLIGLGSTVVGDLPQVERVRGIDDFIDLRAAEPLRDTIKASEATELQAARDLDQIRLQLNAAQQASANARETFGNWIATRRATAQPDQDTELIARTKALDAFKQKEDAVQRQVNAQQKIMLDARQAEQRARTTLAELERAAQVKLDAEYRRIELRVFAYRLALTLPLLVVAGWLFAKKRKSTYWPFVWGFIFFALFAFFVELVPYLPSYGGYVRYVVGIVLTVLVGRYAIVALNAYLARQKLAEQQPDQVRREELSYDVALARLGKGVCPGCERPVDLKNDEIDFCPHCGIGLFDHCGVCEARKSAFSKFCHACGTSAHAEPGGGTALA; from the coding sequence ATGAGCAAGTCATTGCGCCTGTCCGAAAAATGGTTCCGCCGCGGCCTCTGGCTCGTGGCGCTGGTGTTCGCGAGCTTCCTGATCGGCCTGGGCAGCACGGTCGTCGGCGACCTGCCGCAGGTCGAGCGTGTGCGCGGCATCGACGACTTCATCGACCTGCGCGCGGCCGAGCCGCTGCGCGACACCATCAAGGCCTCCGAAGCCACGGAGCTGCAGGCCGCGCGCGACCTCGACCAGATCCGCCTGCAGCTCAATGCCGCGCAGCAGGCCAGCGCCAATGCGCGCGAGACCTTCGGCAACTGGATCGCCACCCGCCGCGCCACCGCGCAGCCCGACCAGGACACCGAGCTCATCGCGCGCACCAAGGCGCTCGACGCGTTCAAGCAGAAGGAAGACGCGGTCCAGCGCCAGGTCAACGCACAGCAGAAGATCATGCTCGACGCGCGCCAGGCCGAGCAGCGCGCCCGCACGACGCTCGCGGAACTGGAGCGCGCCGCGCAGGTGAAGCTCGATGCCGAGTACCGCCGCATCGAGCTGCGCGTGTTCGCCTACCGCCTGGCACTCACGCTGCCGCTGCTGGTCGTGGCGGGCTGGCTCTTCGCGAAGAAGCGCAAGAGCACCTACTGGCCGTTCGTCTGGGGCTTCATCTTCTTCGCGCTGTTCGCGTTCTTCGTGGAGCTGGTGCCGTACCTGCCGAGCTATGGCGGCTATGTGCGCTACGTGGTGGGGATCGTGCTCACGGTGCTCGTGGGGCGCTACGCCATCGTTGCGCTCAACGCCTACCTCGCGCGCCAGAAGCTCGCCGAACAGCAGCCCGACCAGGTGCGCCGCGAAGAGTTGAGCTACGACGTCGCGCTCGCGCGGCTCGGCAAGGGCGTGTGTCCCGGCTGCGAACGTCCGGTCGACCTGAAGAACGACGAGATCGACTTCTGCCCGCATTGCGGCATCGGCCTCTTCGATCACTGCGGCGTGTGCGAGGCGCGCAAGAGCGCGTTTTCGAAGTTCTGCCACGCCTGCGGTACTTCGGCCCATGCGGAGCCCGGTGGCGGCACAGCGCTGGCCTGA
- a CDS encoding DUF2145 domain-containing protein, whose amino-acid sequence MKRALAVCLLAFAALQAQAGRSCEQVRPSLELILKGMQLAERTSQQLDASGARVVLLARAGQDLSKYGLRYSHLGIAYKTDEGPWRVVHKLNQCGTAAAAVYRQGLGEFFLDDLWRYEAAWIVPTPQVQTQLLAALNESPSRIVRLNVAPYSIVSYAWGQKYQQSNQWAVETLAAAMEPATINSRAQAQAWMQFKGYEPTTLKLGPLTRLGGRVGSANIAFDDHPNEKRFSDRIETVTVDSVFAWMPRAGLGAAPVAFKLQ is encoded by the coding sequence ATGAAGCGCGCGCTTGCGGTGTGCCTGCTCGCGTTCGCGGCGCTGCAGGCGCAGGCCGGACGCTCGTGCGAGCAGGTCAGGCCGAGCCTGGAACTCATCCTCAAGGGCATGCAACTGGCCGAGCGCACCTCGCAGCAACTCGACGCGAGCGGCGCCCGTGTCGTGCTGCTGGCGCGCGCCGGGCAGGACCTGAGCAAATACGGCCTGCGCTACTCGCACCTGGGCATCGCCTACAAGACCGACGAAGGCCCGTGGCGCGTGGTGCACAAGCTCAACCAGTGCGGCACCGCGGCGGCCGCGGTCTACCGCCAGGGGCTCGGCGAGTTCTTCCTCGACGACTTGTGGCGCTACGAGGCCGCCTGGATCGTGCCCACGCCGCAGGTGCAGACGCAGCTGCTGGCCGCGCTCAACGAGTCGCCTTCGCGCATCGTGCGGCTCAACGTCGCGCCCTACAGCATCGTGAGCTACGCCTGGGGTCAGAAGTACCAGCAGTCGAACCAGTGGGCCGTCGAGACGCTGGCCGCCGCCATGGAGCCTGCCACCATCAACAGCCGCGCGCAGGCGCAGGCGTGGATGCAGTTCAAGGGCTATGAACCGACCACGTTGAAGCTAGGTCCGCTCACCCGGCTTGGCGGTCGCGTGGGCTCGGCCAACATCGCCTTCGACGATCACCCAAACGAGAAGCGGTTTTCGGACCGCATCGAGACAGTGACGGTCGACTCGGTCTTCGCGTGGATGCCGCGCGCGGGGCTGGGTGCGGCGCCGGTGGCGTTCAAGCTGCAATAA